The sequence AACAGACACTCATATTTTGCTTCTGGCATTTTTTACTTAGTTCCACCATTTCTTTACAACCAGCCGGAAAACTTTACTCCCACTCAGAGGTCCTGGCAGTGTCGAGAGATCAAGCTCTGAGAAATTTAATTGTTAACATGCAGAACAGCTGATTCGCTCACCCTTACACCCACCAGGGTTACACAATGAAATATTGATATTGGTTTTGTTGCAGCAGCATGGCTGGGTATAACCTGGGCTTGGTCtgtacaaagggaaaaaaagatcctGCTCTGAAGGGTCTGAAATCTTCCCTTCAGATGgaaccccattttttttttctattgatttgaaagagaaaagcacctAGCAATGAGCACCGGGCTACGTAGCAGTTGTCTGCTAGCACTGAGTCCCCCTTTATCCCGCTGGCCTGCCTCAGAGCAGGTCACAGGCTGGTCCCCCTCGTCTTGCTGCCTGCTGAGAGAAGATTTTCAAGACAAGGCCATCGTCATCAGGAAACTgagaagcagagcagggaagaggTGGGCTGCCATAGCCACAGTGCCCAGAGTGGATGAGGATGGTGctagaggaaaaagagggaggCATCAGTGCAAAGAAACCAACAACTGAATCACTCCCCGTGGGGAGAAGTTCCCTTTGTGCCACATCTGGGGAAGATCTTTGGCTTTCTAACTGGTAAGCAGCCATCATCCTTGGCAGAACTGAATTTACTTCCCCCCCATGCAGGGAGGCGAAGGGAGCAGGTGAGCACTACCCAACGTTTTAGAGGGGCTGGGTGGCTGGGAAGTGACACGTGCCACTGGAAGGGGTCTGCAGTAGCCCAGACCAACAGCACAGCTGAGAACAGGACTAGAACTGCTTGGCAGTGCTGCCCAAAGCAACCATCTCAAGCAAGGTCCCTGATTCAGGGCCCGCATCAGCTTGGTGCACACTCACTTCTCTTACAGACTGCCAAAGGCACCCCATTTCCACAAGGCAGTGGTTTTCCTTCCTGTGgccccaaaataaatatttaaagcgTGACAATCAGAGGCCCTAACATACTACGTACGCTGAAATTGAGGTGTGACGATGATTATGTAGCCTTCTTGTGTTCCCCCAGTGAGCCCAATGGCCAGCTTATCCAGTTCTGCTTGTTTCTGTCTTCGGACCCACTCCCGGATGGGAGACTTGTTCTGCCATTTCACCAGATCACGAATATTTACCCCAAGCAAGCCCTTAACTTCAGCAGGCGTCAGGCTCTAGGAGAAATCAAACAGCAAGACTTACAGCTGTAAAGGCAGAAATGGCAACAATACCTCTGCTCAAGGAACTGGTGAAGTTTATATTAGCCCAAGTGTTAAAAACGAGAAAGACAAACTTCCAGTGAGTAGTTTCAGTTGGAATAATCTTGCCTTTGGTTAGGGGAATAAACACAGTGATTCTTCAAAGCCTCTTTCTGTTGTCCTCTCATGACACATCCCCTTGACCCACATGAGGGCCCCAGTCCTTGCCCAGGTCAGTAGGCTTTCTTCTAAAATTGATGATATTACTGCTAACGCTCTTGTTAGAAGATTTGTCACATAGCTGCGTACTGTAGCCTAGTGGAAGGCTCCTACTACTGCTCTGAGAGCTTGGACTAAAGAAATTCCCCAGTGAGATTGGGTAAGCATCCTTGTATGACTCCAAATCAAACCTCTTCAGAAGTTCCAGGTTGGTTCTCCACTTTCCACTAGTCAATTATCACTCTGAATGTGATGGAATGACTCCAGATTTACACCAATGGACAATGCAACCAGAAACAACCCCTTAGCACGGCATACACGCAGGGAGTGAAACAATTTCAACATTCAGCTCACCATCAAAGAGTCTGTTCTTAACTTTGCCAAAGTATCAACACTCATGTTCACGTTGTCCTTGCTTAGGGCTTTGAGATCCGCACCAGGAGCTCCACCTGTGACCAAAAAGAGAATGTTTTATTCCAAGCATGGAGATCAGCCCTCAAATTAGCAGTGATGTGTATCTGTATAGACTGGAGATACAGTGATGTCTTCTAAATTTATTAGGCTGGGGCTGCTAACGGAGTAAGttccaactgaaaaaaaaaaaaaaaaaaaagatgctagTTCATTTTGCTGCAGGGTTTTATGATATTGGCCATTAAATCAGTCTGCATCAAAGCCAGACGCTAGatgggagggggaagaagagttTACTGAGGCTGTGAATAGGGTTAACAgggaaaatctgatttttttgaCGTGGGGAATGGCTGTGAGATAAGCATTAAGCATGAGCAGCTGGATTTCCAGGGGTCCTAACAGACTTTACCCATTCCAGAAGCCCAGAGTCTGATTTTCCCTGTGACAGTTGGGCAATTGATTTGGGGAATTCTAAGTCAGGTACAGATTCTTTCAATAATATTTAAGCCCACCTACAAGTTGGAAAAGGATGTAGACCCTCCAGAACATTTAACGGTTTGGCTTTGAAAATTCCCAAACCTTAAGATGGTATTTGATCCCCACTCAGCTTCTGACTAAGACCCCCCTCTTTCCCTGTAAAAGATTGTTCTTTTACATACCTAGATATGGTTCAATGTGCTTATAGTAAGAAGGTAAATAGTGCTGGTCTGAGAAAGCACGTTTTGCTTTAGCATATAAGATGTCTTTCGTAAACTGTGGACAGGATGAAAAATTCAGAGAAACCAGTCTGtagaaaaatgaacatttaggaagagtttttattattttcaatgtgAATAATTTTTGAACTATTCTGAGTATCTCTCTGGGCTTCTCTACACAGGACAGATTACCTCCTCTTCCATATAACCCCAGGTATTTCCCAGTAGATAGAAGAGGTATGGAGAgaagctaaattaaaaaaaaaaaaagactcaggCTACTGCTCAATGTGATATGTCTTCTAAGTAATGGTGGCTCTGATGGTGTAACGATAAGTTTGTGTGTTTGAAAAGATGtagttatttaattaatttcatttagcAGTCTTTCAGAGGAAAGTAAATGTCATCAACTCTGTTTTGCCTTTAGATAAAAACATGCTTGCAAACCATGTTTTTTGTTGTCAccgatatggtttagtggaggacttgttatagtgttaggtcagaggttggactcgatgatcttgaggtctcttccaacctagaccattctgtgattctgtgaaaaaaaatttgATTGCAAATTGGAGCCCTTCCTGGCAGAATGGAGAACAGCAGGCTTTTAAACCCAGACACAAAGCACGTACTGAGTTGCTTCCTAGATTTCCTTTCACTGAGTGCAGAGAAACTAAACTGAACTTGCTGATGCAGAAGTGTTTTTGCAAGCAGCCAAGAGCATCGCAATATTTGACTCACTTCAAGGCGTTGGAGTCTATCCTATTCAGCGCGGTTGCATTTAGAAGGCACAAGTCTTTTCTATTAATTGCTTCCAGTGCAGTGGCGTTCAAGGGATTTCCCAAGGTAACGTAACGTTCAATCAGTGCAATAGCCTAggaacacaattattttttttcagaagttaattTTAGCCAGCATCTATGGTTtcatcttcaaaagaaaaacaaatgcaataattacacaataaaaacaaaacgtTTTAAATCTACTTGTTTGGACTTCAAAGATGGACCAACCATCTTTGAAACCACTAAGCCAGTTCTAAACCAGCAGTTCCCAAACAAGGAAGCAAACCTAGGCAGGAAGCAAATTGAAATCCCCACCTGTTCATCTTTGGGCAGTCTTTTTAGCAAGGAAGCCAGAGTGTTAGGTGAAGTTATCCTCcatcttttaatttcttctgggGTGGCAGTATTAATGAAGGAGCCCAGTTTGGAGAGTAGACTGTCAGGATACCCATCAGGGTATGTCTGTGGAAAGACTGTTGTTATTGCTATGAATGCTCTTTGTCATGTCTATGCTCTTTGCAAGATCACTGTGGAAAAGCCTAAAAGGCCTGCAAGGAAGAAGAACCAAAGCCAGTGAGATTACTTGAGCACATCTGtcatgcatttttctgtatgaCAGCTCAGGCAAGCAGGCCCCAGGGAGGGAACAAAACCTGCAGCAATGCAAATTGACTCAACAGAGACATGAGTGGAGGTATACCTTGAAGTGGTGAAGACTAACCAAACACTGGACCATCAGCACAGTCAGCAGATCAGAAGTGATTATTCCCCTCCATTTggctcttgtgagaccccatcTAGGTACTACATCCAGTTTGGGACTCCCTGATGCACTAAAGACTTTGACAAAGTCTAGAAAACACTAGGAAGTCTAGCAGAGGTCCATGCTGGCTGAGGAGTTGGAGGCACAACATAGGATGTGGAGCGGCggggctgaggaagctgggtaTTTCAATCTGAACAAGAAAAAGCTAGGAGAGGATTTAATTACCATCTTCAACTACTTACTGGGAGATTATAGGGAGAATGGTACCACAGTCTTCTCAGAGGTGTGTGGTGAAATGATAAGGGTCAACGAGCAATGAAAATTCTGAATAGGTattaagaaaaatctattttcacaGTAAAGGTGGTCAAACATTGGAAGAGGAGTGCAGAGAGATGGTGGAGTTTCAGTCCCTGGAAACATTGAAACTCAACTGAAAAAGTCCCTGAGCAATCTTATCAATGGATAATTTGTCGTCCTTCAGCCTGGCATTACCTGATCCAGATTCTCCTTTAGCACAGCCAATTGCTCTTTACTGAAGGGATAGTCCAGCATTTGAGAGAGGTGATTCTCCAGAGAGACATTCTTCAGGCAAGCACGTAACTCTTCAGCTGTATACTTAACAGGCATCATGTCATCGTTAAGAACTGCGTCTGTTATCTTCTTGttgtctgggcaacctgttgaAGAAAGTATTAAATGTACTAACACCACTGCCCCTTGTTAAATCCTTTTGCTTCAAGCTTTGAGTGCTCTCCATAAAGATGGAGGTAGACAGGTATGCAGTCATTGTTCCATACTCCTCCTGGGCAACCTACCACCAACTATTTCATAGCTCAACTCAGACAAATTCAGGGAGTCCCACAGGCACTGGGGTCAACCCCAATACCAGGGGGAACACTGCTGTTATGGATCAGAGAAGGTTCCCATACCACTAGCACGCTTGTGCCTAGCAGGCAGGAGTTCTTCAACAATGGTGGCCAGCTGTTCCCTTGACAAAGGCGAATCACGTGCAAAGTTTTTCAGCCAAAGAGTTAAAGCATTCTGCAAAGAAAGAGTTTAATCAGGAAGATTTTCCAGTCTTGGGTATATCATCAGCATAAGTGATTATTCACACAGATGAGAAGCCTTATTGTTGAGATACTATGGGCAGCTAGACTTCTGCTAGAAGTTTAGAGACCTTTCCTTGGTTTGCCATAGTGTAATTTCTAAATGCTTAAACTCTACCGTATTCCATGCCCTGTAAATGCCTTTCACTCCTCACAAAGCTCTGTATATAGTTACTACAGCTTTCTACCTCTGGTCCTCTTCTGACAGTTATAGGAAGAAGATTACAGCGATCTGGGTTGGCATTTGCAGGCCTTCTGACTTTATTAATCCTCACTTTTCACAGACCATCTGACCCCTTTGGCACCATGTTTTTAGATGAAGACATACTAGTGAAAGCATGAACAACCACAGTCAACAACCCCTGTCATATTTCTACTATACTGCAGATCCTAGGAGTGCTTCCCAAACTCCTCACACCCCTATGAGTAACCCACCTTGGGGATCTTCTGCAAGATGCTGTGATCAAATATGGGAATCAACCCAGCGAGCTCATTCAAGGTAGAAACTGACCACACTGAAGGAGGCCTGCATACAAAAATTAGTAGGGATTAGCTTtcaaggattttaaaaaaaaaaaaaaaaaaaggaacttaaaAGCTGCCAGCATTATGcctttataatattttaagttaAGAAAGTAGAAGATTTATATCTTGAAACTTCTCAGTCACTTCCTGTTACACCAACTTTCATTCCAGTGGAGCAGAAGCAACTGTTAGTAACATGAATAGGGCAGCTGTATAATAAAATGGCATTTAACAAACACAATATTTTCTTAAGCATGAAAACCAAAGAGTATCTACTGCTTACTATTGCCCATTCAGTGCCAAGATCTTAGATCATTTGacacaggaaggaaaatattttgcctcTTTGGACAATGTGTCTTAGAGACAGCAAGGGACTTATTAAGCATCTGGCAGTTTAGGAGGTGgaaacagaatgttttctgaaaaccgTTAGGTGACAAACAGCTAGAGCCCATCTGTGTTCATCAGGACTATCTCAGATAAGTTTGGttagtgaaaaacaaaccacaaaaatgGTTTGATAACTACTGCAGGTGAGACAGAAAtaactatatatttttcagttgaaTTCCAGGCTAAATTTTCAACTGAAAGAAGTtcagataaaacaaaataaaaggcccaatgtgaaatttaaaacaaatgattcAAGTTTATGATCAAGCTGGTCAGCTGGAGTTTACTTAGGACAAGGGTTTTGTTTTAGGGAAGTATTTTACAGATGCCAAGAAGACAAACGCATACCCAAACGTAGTGTTACCACTGCTGATCACACTCTTAATAGCCTCTTCTTGATCAGGTAGGAAAGATGCACACTGGCTCAACTGCTCCAGCAAATTCTCACCAGAACTTCTAATGTATTCTTCACCCAGGTCACAGACCAGATGACCCAGAATCTCTGCATTTTCCTCGTTCACTTGTGTTCCAGAAATTTTCTAAAGCAATACAAGACAGAGGCATTAAATAGAACTGGATACCACTGTAGAAGAGCATTCTTGGTCTTGTTGACAGCTGACAACCCCAGACTCTCCACGGCTTTGAGCAGAGTTGTCCCCTGACCACATACCAGACATGCTAGAGCTTCCAACAGCAGCTGTTTTCGCTCAGACGAGTCTCTTTGCAGAAGATCAAGATTGGCTTTCCCAACACTAGCAAAGTACTGCCTGCAGCTTCCTGTTGCTGCGTAGTCTGAAGGGCTAGAAAGACAAACACTCTGTGAATTCTGCTGGGTGAGATCAAACAGTTGGTCAGCTCTGTTCAATATAATGTCTTCCACACACATGGTCTAAACTCTATGCAGTTTCTTCTCAAAGACTGAAGTccacatttttcaaaaactcGTTTTCAGCTGAAGGACTCTATTGTGAGACTCAGTTAAAATTGTTCAAGATTTGGATACAGAACCACAGCGGATAGCTACTGGAACAAAGAAATCCACTCCACTGTCTATTTCATCTGATGCTGTAAGGGAAAAGCCCCCTCAGAGAGGATAAAAATTACTAAAAAGCCATAGTGGTTTCACATCAAGGCAGAAATATCTAAAAAGAGCTTCATTCTATTTTACCAGTACGAAGGATGATTAAATCTGAAAGGAccttaaaactgttttgaaagctttccacagtatgattttttttttctgtaaggatGCCTGAACAAATTGGAAACGTATGTCAAACATGAATTAGTCATTACCAGCC comes from Anas acuta chromosome 15, bAnaAcu1.1, whole genome shotgun sequence and encodes:
- the LOC137864902 gene encoding mesothelin-like produces the protein MGTLKTSAEMLPLLPRLGFLLLVGWLAADPASAETYLCSSSPVNETTVCASVKSLPDKFVCYLSPSAVSNLSRDEALSLAHRITKNCPLKVTHRGINGERAPSFLTTEELQVASSLVSKFEHFTPEILHELGQVAVGLSVSDIENKISDEDLEASLPALGEVRGWNADQSSAIINKLLRSGYQISDGQSLAKLGSLVAGLSSSTLQSLPPEVILEAIKLPEFVQQLVTLPSALKRTFVEMISSSVSNPAELVKRIPDALASYIPKSSLVFEDEKPSIEDLNRKMWTREQAAMFFSDVIKREPDFSRLSQSVLQGYTCAVANEIGTERVQQLAKVMKKKNVQLGEDQLSCLVKMVTLHGIPKDLDSYPKDLLLFLSPSDYAATGSCRQYFASVGKANLDLLQRDSSERKQLLLEALACLKISGTQVNEENAEILGHLVCDLGEEYIRSSGENLLEQLSQCASFLPDQEEAIKSVISSGNTTFGPPSVWSVSTLNELAGLIPIFDHSILQKIPKNALTLWLKNFARDSPLSREQLATIVEELLPARHKRASGCPDNKKITDAVLNDDMMPVKYTAEELRACLKNVSLENHLSQMLDYPFSKEQLAVLKENLDQTYPDGYPDSLLSKLGSFINTATPEEIKRWRITSPNTLASLLKRLPKDEQAIALIERYVTLGNPLNATALEAINRKDLCLLNATALNRIDSNALKLVSLNFSSCPQFTKDILYAKAKRAFSDQHYLPSYYKHIEPYLGGAPGADLKALSKDNVNMSVDTLAKLRTDSLMSLTPAEVKGLLGVNIRDLVKWQNKSPIREWVRRQKQAELDKLAIGLTGGTQEGYIIIVTPQFQPPSSSTLGTVAMAAHLFPALLLSFLMTMALS